The window CGGCGGACTACGTCCCCTACCTGTGCGGGCTCAGGTACAGCGACCACGAGATCAACTCGATCATCCACCCGCTGCCGCCGGTGTCGTGCGCGCAGATGCCGGCCGTGGAGCAGAAGGACCTCAATTACCCGTCCATCACCGCGTTCCTGGACCAGGCGCCCTACGTCGTGAACGTCAGCCGCGTGGTGACCAACGTCGGGCGCGCTAGGTCCGTGTACGTCTCGCTGGTGGAGGTGCCGGCCGAGCTGTCGGTGACGGTGACGCCGGGCACGCTCCGGTTCACCAAGGTGAACCAggccaagaggttcacggtcaCCATCAGGCCCGTGGGCGCGCGGAGGGAGAAGGGGATCGCGGAGGGGCAGCTCAAGTGGGTGTCGCGCAAGAACGTGGTGCGCAGCCCCATCCTCGTGTCGTACAAGAAGTTCGTCCAGGACACTGCTCATCTCACTCATTGATGACCAGTACTGGATTGGGTTTGTCAATCGCCTTGGCCCTTGGATGTAATGTGGGTCTGCAGTAGGATAGGTTCTCGTGTTTCCTGTTGACAGTCGGGTTCTGTCATGTGCAGTGTATGCCTGTATTTTAGACTATAAATTATGTGGATCAATATATTGAAGTTTCATGTTTGTCACCTTGAAATTACAGATATCAATTGATGTTTTATCTCAGCGGTGTTTGTTTTATCTAGAAACTTTTGAGTTGCAAATGACCTTTTACAAAATATCACTTGCTTGAAAATTTGTCAAGAGAATAAATGGAAGTGTTGGATGATGGTGAACCAAGGTTATGAGTAGCATAACAGAATCATCTTTTAGGCGCAAATAGATGACACTGGaattatgagaaaaaaaaatgaaaggcaAGGGGATCCATCATAACAAGTAACAACAGCGGAGATCACCTATTTGGATGTCAACTTCTAGGGCAGTTCAAATtccaaatttcaaactaaatttaTGGAAGTACTATAATTTTTAAGGAGAAGTCTATTTTTTTAATCCTGAACTAATATGGTCATCCGATTTTAGTCCTTGAGCTACGAAACCGGATATCCTACACCGAAACCGTTCGAAAAACAACCTTGGACTCAACCTAAGGCGGTTTTGCTATAATATAATTTCTgaatttctaggattttacacctctctcaattaaataatggaGGAAGCATAGTTTACATTATCTAAAATTTATGATATTTTGCTTAGAGGTACCAAAAGAGACAAGGAATCTACTTTGGCTAGATGTGTGACATTAGACGTAAAGGAATTTGAATCATAAAAgtttaaaaataggtagaattcaaaatttcttgaatttttaggCTAGTTGAACCTTTactaaaaatgcattaaaaacaagataattcaaacttttttatttagtttaataaagtattttttattatcccaagttctatagaaaattatcaaattagaattttaaatattcaaatttgattcaaatttgagcattgTGAAGGAATTCAAATAATTTCAACAAAAATTGGAccaataaaaaatattattaaactaaataaGAAAGTATGAATTATCAtgtttttaatgcatttttagcAAAGGTTTAGCTGGCCTAAAAATtaaaggaattttgaattttaccaatatttaaaattttataattcaaatacCTTTATGTTTAAAGTAGCACATCTAACTGAAATTGATTCTTTGCCTCTTGTGCTACCTCCCAGCAAAATATcttgatttttagacaatattaactatgcttccTCCactatttaattgagagaggtgtaaAATCTTAGAAATTCGGAAACTATACTGTAGCAAAATCGCCTTAGGTCGAGACCACGGTTATTTTTTGAACGGTTTCGGCAActggaggtgtaggatgtctGGTTTTGTAGTTCAAGGATCAAAATCAGACGATTGTGATAGTTAAGGGTTCAAAATGGTCTTTCCCCTAATTTTTAACAAGTTGAGGAAAAGATGTCATTCAATTGACAACTACTTCATCTAGGATAacatttctatttttatataaaatgaaagaaaagaaacacaagCATTTTCTTTTGGGTGGAGAAAATGGCATCGATGTATTATTGTATTACTTGAATGCAAGAATGTCAAGGAATGTAGTAGTATTGTTTACTGTGAAGATTCTACAGGATGTCTTAGATTCGTAGCTCAGAGCTAAGTCAAAATGGAGCACAATGCTACAGAATTTACAAGGAAACTACTTTGAAGACTCCAAGTGTGTCCTTGCCAAGAATGCACGGGATGGAATCATGGAATGGACGAAAACAACAGCCTTGACGTGTCGACCGGGTTTAGCCTGCAGGGGTTTACTGGTACTTCTTCCACCATCATATCGGATGGGCCACAAGCCCACAACGCGCTTGGTCTCTCTCCGCCTCTGAGGCCTCGGCGGCCGGCACGTAGTGCACTTTTGAACGGAACTCAGCTACAGTTTCTCTTCAATTTCATCACTCCACAAAGACAGGACGATGCTGGTACAAACGTACAGCACTGACTGATGCTGCGCCAGCTGAATTCTTACACCACTAAGGCCGTGTTTAATTCTTTACGTGTAAAaattttgcgttggaatcttactaatttaaagtactaaatgaagtctatttacaaaactttttgcatagatgggttgtaaatcgtgagacaaatctaatgatactaattaatctataattagcagatgtttactgtaacatcactgttgcaaatcatagattaagtagactcattagatttgtctcgcgatttacagtccatccatgcaaaaaaattataaatagactttatttagtactccatgtatgtgttccaacattcgatgtgacgtttttttttacatttatggAGTTTAAGATCTGGTGCCTAAAAGGGCAATCGCGGGATGGCAGTTGACTTTGACCGTTGGGAACGGCCAAGTCTCCTGATTTCGGGAGTGGGCACGCGCAAGAGTGCAACTGCAAACAAACTGAAATCGCAATCCTATTCTTCCCCGTCTTCAGTCCCGGGAGTTGATGGTGGCGTGGAGACCTTAATTCCTTAAACCAGAATCTCTAGCCGCCATTGGAGGACACTGATCTTACACGTTGCGTGGCCACTTGGATAAACTACCGAGTTCGTCTGCTTTCGTAGATGACGCTGATGCGCGTGTTCATCCCCGACACCCGATTCATAATCATTAGGCGGAAACACAAATTGTTTTTTTAAGTAGTAATATACAATTCCAGAACCGAAACAGACAACCATCAGTTTTTTTTAAGGGATGGTGGCATGGAGCCAAATCAAATGTCCTCGGTATCTTGAGACGCTACGGGAAGGTGCCTGGCAATGTTAATTCCGTCGGAGTTGACGTGGCCGAGGTCATCAAGCCAATCCGAGCTCGTACGGGAAATGGCACCCAATGCTACATATCCAGAATTCCTTCGCCAACAGCGGCTTCAGCCGGAGCTAGGTCCGGAAGGATGCAGAGCCCCGGGGGCGCGGCGCACCGGCGGTGGgacacgtcgtcgtcgtcgcagtACAGCTTCAGGACGTCCGTGAGCAGCGCCGCGGACATCACCGCCGGCGatgaggtggaggaggcgaGCCCGCCGCCCGTGGAGGGCAGGGTTTTCGTGGCCGTGCCCGAGGAAGTCAGGCACGGGAAGAGCACCCTGCTGTGGGCGCTGGAGAGCCTGGCCAAGGACGGCGCCGGGGTCGTGATCGCCCACGTCCACTGCCCCGCGCAGATGATCCCCATGAGTAAGCTTTCCTTGATACTCGTGTTGTTTGGACGATTGCCTGACGAATTTCAATTACTGTATCCATGAACATGAAATCCTGAATGCTGCCGCCACTTGCGGTTCCACGAAAAATTGGATGTGTTTTGTTGACAATGGAAAGCAGTTAGGACCAAGCAAAGTCTGTACACAGCTACAACCAGCACAACTTAAAAGGGATTTTCTTGTTTCGTCATGCAAATTGTAGTCACTGAGAGTAAACATACCTTGACTTTCTTACCTGCTCGTTCTTTGTTAGCTGAGCTACTAAACTTGTTTTCACATGTCCGAAAAGGCATTGCCATCTTCTGAATTCGTGCCCCATGGTTCATTCCTCTGAAAGCCTGATAAATCGTCTCTGCTGCATGATTGTCGGCATGAAAAAACTACGAAACTATTATGCATTGAAAGAAACAGGCATACATGCTCTAAAGCCATGAAACTGGCAGCAGTTTTAAGACCATAATTTTTTGCCATGGTACAGTAAAAAATTCTTCAATGATGATAAATACTGCTCAAGAGTTCAGACTTCACTGAATTGTCCTTATATTCTGTTATTTCAGTGGGGGCAAAAGTTCATCACACGACGGTGAATCCGCAACGGGTTAATGACCATAGAAAGAAGATGCGAGCAGAGGCAGAGGAGAAACTAGATGAATATGTTAAGATGTGCATAAGGAAAAAGGTGCTCTTCCCCACCTCTCTTGCCATGAATAAAACTAATGAACCACCTAAACCGCCCAGCAACACAGGAGAATACAGTGAATGCATATATGCCTTAAATGATAAATTGCTGCCACATTACCTTTTATAGGTCAGCTGCGAGAAACTAATAATAGAAAACGAGGATGTTGCTAAAGGGCTTGAAGAGCTTATTTCCCTTCACGGCATCACCAGGCTTgtcatgggagcagctgcagacAAACACCACTCAAAGTATGAATCACACCTGATGATTAGAGTGTCTTTCTCATGTTTATATTTGGATTTTGGTAGTTTAAAGTTGCAAAACATCATCAAACTATATTCCTTATTAGTGCACAAGTTATACGTGGCAAAGTTGGTCCTGCTATCTAATAATTGTTCCCCTATTGTAGGAAAATGAAATCACTTAAATCCAAGACGGCACTCAGACTGATGGAGACAGCAGCCTCATCGTGTAAGATATGGTTTACTTGTAAAGGCCATCTAATATGCACCAGGTATGATTAAGCTGAGAAGGTTTTTACCTGCCTAAGATATAAACTATTTTCTGGAACATTAAGTATCAGTGAAGTGTCAATCAGTTGGTGGTCCAATTGTGATAACACCTGCACCTTGAGGCTAGCATCCATAGTTTGGGCTCCACTAAAGTTAAATGTGGTTATTTGTGAACCTTCTTGGATTTGACCCCATAACATCTCATTTATTTGATTCTTAACTTGACTAATCAACTCCATATCACTACAAAATAGCTATAGTTAATGTCAGTAAAGTTCATtggaaaaagaacaaaaaagggGATAAAATCTGACCTCTGAATACTGCAGGGAAGCAAATACAACTGTTCCTGCCATACCAGCATCACCTGCATTCACAAATGCATCAAACTCCTCAGTAACCAGCGTTATTAGCCATCTGAGATCAGTTACAATCAGTCATTCACACTCAGAGAGCGAGGCATCAAGCTCAAACGGAAGTCCAAGGCATGATCTGATAAGATCGAGAACAGAAGTGGGGTTGTATCCCTCTCTAGAAGCTATCAGCACACCGTCTCGGCTACATGAATCCTATGGCAGGCCTACAAGTACATCAAGGAGCTCTATAGATTCCTGGAGTGAATTTGGGAGATTGCAGAACTCCTGGTCTGATCCATCAAGAAATGACGATGCAGTCACTACCTCTGGATCAGCAATGCCACATCAAATGCAAGAACCTGACGATGAGAATTTCTCATCCCCTTCTCATGAGCTGGTACGTATCATAAAGAAGAATGACGATTTAATAAAAACTCTCGAAAATGAAGTATAACTGAGTACTGAAATAAGTTTGGTACTACACAGGAGAATCCAGTTGATGCTAATATATACGATAGGCTCACAGAGGCTCTCAGTGAAGCTGAACTCTCTAAGAAAGAAGCATATGAAGAATCAAACAAACGCCGAAGAGCTGAACGAGATATGATTTCAGTTCTTCAAAAGGTAAGGTTTCTCCCTTATTAATGATTGAGATTGCAAATATCAAACCAACGGACCAACCAAAGTCATACACTAATTTTACAGACAAAAGAGATAGAAAACTTATATCAGCATGAGATCAGGCAGCGAAAAACAACTGAGGAAACGCTCATGAGACAGGCACAAGAGATTGAAGAAATGGAAACACAGCATCATGCTATCTCCAATGAACTACATGATGTCAAGGAGCAGAAGTTCACTCTAGAgcaacaaataaaagagatggCATCTGTAATCAAAGATTGCGAAGAGAAGATGGCGGCGAACAAACACCTTCTCGATGTGCTGCAAACAGAAAACGAGAAGCTGCAGCAAGAACGAGACGCTGCAGTGGCTGAAGCTGATGGCTTGCGTCAGAAGAATGACCAGAAAATTTCAATGCCATTGCCAGCTGAAACACTTAATACTGAGTTCTCCTACTTTGAGCTAGAACAAGCAACCCAAGGCTTCGAGGAAGGACTTAAGATTGGCGAGGGTGGATTTGGAAGCGTCTACAAAGGGTTCCTCCGCAACACAACAGTTGCTATAAAGTTGCTGAATCCGCAAAGTATGCAAGGACAGTCAGAATTCAACCAAGAGGTGATGCAATTCATCAGATTATTGGCTTCACTTCATACAATCAAATAGGCAATCATGCCTGACCCTTGAGTGACACCATTGCAGGTTGCTGTCCTCGGTAGAGTGCGGCATCCAAACCTTGTCACACTGATTGGCTCCTGCCGGGAGGCGTTCGGCCTGGTTTACGAATTCCTCCCCAACGGCAGCCTCGAGGACCGGCTCGCGTGCATCAACAACACGCCGCCACTGACATGGCAGGTGCGCACCAAGATCATCTGCGAGATGTGCTCGGCCCTGATCTTCCTCCACTCGAACCAGCCGCACCCGGTGGTCCACGGCGACCTGAAGCCTGGCAACATCCTCCTCGACGCCAACTTCGTCAGCAAGCTGGGGGACTTCGGCATCTGCCGGCTCCTGAGCCAGTCGAACACCGCCATGTCCAACACCACCAGGTCCATCACCACAAAGCTCCACCGGACGACCACCCCAAAGGGGACCTTCGCGTACATGGACCCGGAGTTCCTGTCCACGGGCGAGCTCACGCCGCGGTCCGACGTGTACTCGTTCGGCATCATCATCCTGCGGCTCCTGACGGGGCAGCCGCCAAAGAGGATCGCAGAGGTGGTGGAGGACGCGATGGAGCGAGGGGAGCTGCACGCCATCCTCGACCCCACCGCGGGGGACTGGCCGTTCGTGCAGGCCAACCAGCTGGCGCACATCGGCCTGCGGTGCGCGGAgatgagccgccgccggcggccggaccTCGCGGGGGAGGTGTGGAAGGTGGTGGAGCCCCTCATGAAGGCCGCCTCGCTCCCCGCCGGGCGCCTGTCGTTGGCGCCGTCGCTGGACGATGCCAACGCGCCGTCCTACTTCGTCTGCCCGATCTTCCAGGAGGTGATGAGCCACCCCCACATCGCGGCGGACGGGTTCACGTACGAGGCCGAGGCCATCATGGGGTGGCTCGACAGCGGGCACGACACGTCGCCGATGACGAACCTGAAGCTCGAGCACTGCGAGCTGACGCCGAACAGGGCGCTCCGCTCGGCGATCCTCGAgtggcaacagcagcagcagcggagaTAACCATTTCGGAAGCGCCCATGCAGCTCCGTGTCTTGATCCTTAATTGCAAATGTAAATTGTGTACATAGTGTTTGGATTCTATGCGtcaaaattt is drawn from Panicum virgatum strain AP13 chromosome 1N, P.virgatum_v5, whole genome shotgun sequence and contains these coding sequences:
- the LOC120656731 gene encoding U-box domain-containing protein 33-like; protein product: MQSPGGAAHRRWDTSSSSQYSFRTSVSSAADITAGDEVEEASPPPVEGRVFVAVPEEVRHGKSTLLWALESLAKDGAGVVIAHVHCPAQMIPMMGAKVHHTTVNPQRVNDHRKKMRAEAEEKLDEYVKMCIRKKVSCEKLIIENEDVAKGLEELISLHGITRLVMGAAADKHHSKKMKSLKSKTALRLMETAASSCKIWFTCKGHLICTREANTTVPAIPASPAFTNASNSSVTSVISHLRSVTISHSHSESEASSSNGSPRHDLIRSRTEVGLYPSLEAISTPSRLHESYGRPTSTSRSSIDSWSEFGRLQNSWSDPSRNDDAVTTSGSAMPHQMQEPDDENFSSPSHELENPVDANIYDRLTEALSEAELSKKEAYEESNKRRRAERDMISVLQKTKEIENLYQHEIRQRKTTEETLMRQAQEIEEMETQHHAISNELHDVKEQKFTLEQQIKEMASVIKDCEEKMAANKHLLDVLQTENEKLQQERDAAVAEADGLRQKNDQKISMPLPAETLNTEFSYFELEQATQGFEEGLKIGEGGFGSVYKGFLRNTTVAIKLLNPQSMQGQSEFNQEVAVLGRVRHPNLVTLIGSCREAFGLVYEFLPNGSLEDRLACINNTPPLTWQVRTKIICEMCSALIFLHSNQPHPVVHGDLKPGNILLDANFVSKLGDFGICRLLSQSNTAMSNTTRSITTKLHRTTTPKGTFAYMDPEFLSTGELTPRSDVYSFGIIILRLLTGQPPKRIAEVVEDAMERGELHAILDPTAGDWPFVQANQLAHIGLRCAEMSRRRRPDLAGEVWKVVEPLMKAASLPAGRLSLAPSLDDANAPSYFVCPIFQEVMSHPHIAADGFTYEAEAIMGWLDSGHDTSPMTNLKLEHCELTPNRALRSAILEWQQQQQRR